The following proteins are co-located in the Podarcis raffonei isolate rPodRaf1 chromosome 5, rPodRaf1.pri, whole genome shotgun sequence genome:
- the MRPL43 gene encoding 39S ribosomal protein L43, mitochondrial — protein sequence MTGRGTPSRFLASVLRNGVGRYVGQLQRLTLTVSRDAPSSRGAREYIEEKVVDFARQNPGIVFYVAPKQCRVPTLTAEYMNGTVKVECLTSKTVDEIAKVIQKLAGQSGLEIIRIRKPFHTDNPSIQGQWHPFTNKPSKLNVEAVGQQLLQPPKN from the exons ATGACCGGCCGAGGCACCCCGAGCCGCTTCCTGGCCAGCGTCTTGAGGAACGGGGTGGGCCGCTACGTGGGGCAGCTGCAGCGCCTCACCTTGACGGTCAGCCGGGATGCGCCGAGCTCGCGGGGCGCCAG AGAATACATTGAAGAAAAGGTGGTGGACTTTGCCAGGCAGAACCCTGGGATTGTGTTCTACGTTGCTCCAAAGCAGTGCAGGGTCCCTACATTGACTGCTGAATACA TGAATGGAACCGTGAAGGTAGAGTGTTTAACCAGCAAGACAGTGGATGAGATTGCAAAGGTCATCCAGAAGCTGGCAGGCCAGTCTGGCCTGGAGATCATCCGTATCCGAAAGCCTTTCCATACAGATAACCCCAGTATCCAAGGCCAGTGGCACCCATTCACAAATAAGCCCAGCAAGCTCAATGTGGAAGCTGTGGGTCAGCAGCTTCTGCAGCCCCCCAAAAACTAA